A single Vigna radiata var. radiata cultivar VC1973A chromosome 8, Vradiata_ver6, whole genome shotgun sequence DNA region contains:
- the LOC106769889 gene encoding probable prefoldin subunit 2 produces the protein MAKAEGGKEPINEQAVANMYASMRSELNQIYSKITELEMEVSEHTLVINAIQPLDQSRRCYRMIGGVLVERTIKEVLPAVQRNKDGLEEVVARLNEALEKKKKEITEFEAKYKIRIRKADAEVKDESGRKEGSAQGVLVGPAGGSE, from the coding sequence ATGGCTAAAGCGGAAGGTGGCAAGGAACCAATAAATGAACAAGCAGTTGCAAATATGTATGCTTCTATGAGGTCTGAGCTCAACCAAATTTACTCCAAAATAACTGAACTGGAGATGGAAGTCAGTGAGCACACATTAGTCATCAATGCCATTCAGCCTCTTGACCAATCTAGACGATGCTACCGAATGATTGGAGGGGTGCTTGTGGAGAGAACCATCAAAGAGGTCTTGCCTGCTGTCCAGCGAAATAAAGATGGTCTTGAAGAGGTTGTTGCAAGGCTTAATGAGGCactggaaaagaagaaaaaggaaattacTGAGTTTGAGGCTAAATATAAAATCAGGATAAGGAAGGCTGATGCTGAGGTGAAGGATGAATCCGGTAGGAAGGAAGGGTCTGCCCAAGGAGTTCTTGTGGGTCCTGCTGGTGGAAGTGAATGA
- the LOC106770417 gene encoding uncharacterized protein LOC106770417: MPENKVFPWVEKYGGATDPVKHLRSFVDAMAVYSSDELVWCRVFSLSLKDEALDWFHSLPPRSIDGFITLRQLFSQQYASNRSQGLTYTALVRMKQGREESLKGFMERLNRTARQVRNVDQRLIVSALTTALRPGPFVDYLYEEEPQSMDELQHKLAGFIRVEEGRAYRGDQADEGGSNVKIGRDRRGEKRSADGERRSGVKRGIEVQRAQQYFHHTPLSAPRVTVLEEALRANLLTVARSPTPRGADESKHCRYHQNMGHSTEDCVALRDKLESLVQAGHLREFVQRGNPGPREIPGRHGGRLPAGQRVPPAAERTKGGGSGERPLRGVINTISGGFAGGGASSAARKRHLRNLHSVNKVGIARRTMPTITFLDEDFHAPDPDQDDPMVITAIIARYSVGKVLID, encoded by the coding sequence ATGCCGGAGAATAAGGTTTTCCCATGGGTTGAGAAGTATGGAGGTGCAACGGATCCGGTGAAACACCTACGGTCGTTCGTGGATGCTATGGCGGTGTATTCTTCTGACGAGCTGGTCTGGTGCAGGGTGTTTTCTTTATCCTTAAAGGATGAAGCTCTGGATTGGTTTCATTCACTGCCGCCGCGAAGCATTGATGGATTCATTACTTTGAGACAGTTGTTTAGCCAACAGTATGCATCAAACCGGTCGCAGGGTTTGACTTATACGGCCCTTgtcaggatgaagcaaggacGAGAGGAGTCATTGAAGGGGTTCATGGAGCGCTTGAACCGAACCGCTCGACAGGTGAGGAACGTCGATCAACGGCTGATAGTCAGCGCCCTCACTACGGCGTTGAGGCCGGGACCTTTTGTGGATTATTTGTACGAGGAAGAGCCTCAGTCAATGGATGAGCTGCAGCATAAACTGGCCGGGTTTATTCGGGTAGAAGAGGGAAGGGCGTATCGAGGCGATCAGGCTGATGAAGGGGGGTCTAATGTGAAGATAGGACGAGACCGAAGAGGAGAGAAGCGGTCGGCTGACGGAGAGCGCCGATCGGGTGTGAAGCGAGGGATAGAGGTTCAGAGAGCGCAACAATACTTCCATCACACTCCATTGAGTGCCCCGAGGGTGACAGTCCTGGAAGAGGCCTTAAGGGCTAATCTGCTGACGGTAGCACGGTCCCCGACCCCACGGGGAGCGGATGAAAGTAAACATTGCCGGTATCATCAGAATATGGGGCATTCTACTGAGGATTGTGTCGCGTTGAGAGATAAGTTGGAGAGCCTGGTGCAGGCGGGGCACCTGAGGGAATTTGTTCAAAGGGGGAATCCTGGCCCGAGGGAGATCCCGGGAAGACACGGGGGTCGATTGCCGGCCGGGCAGAGGGTTCCGCCGGCTGCTGAACGGACAAAGGGCGGCGGAAGTGGAGAAAGGCCTCTGAGAGGGGTGATAAATACCATATCGGGCGGTTTTGCTGGAGGAGGGGCGTCCTCAGCCGCCCGAAAGCGGCATTTGAGAAATTTGCATAGTGTGAATAAGGTGGGGATTGCTAGAAGAACCATGCCTACCATAACGTTTTTAGACGAGGATTTCCATGCACCGGATCCGGACCAAGACGACCCTATGGTCATAACGGCTATCATCGCTCGGTACAGCGTGGGAAAGGTGTTGATTGACTAG
- the LOC106770815 gene encoding protein LIFEGUARD 2 yields the protein MWNQPYGKTDLESGARPLYPMMLESPELRWSFIRKVYSIIAIQLLVTIVIGAVVVTVRPIGVFFATTGTGLALYIVLIFVPFITLCPLYYYYQKHPVNYLLLGLFTISLSFVVGLSCAFTSEKVILEAVILTAVVVIGLTLYTFWAARRGQDFNFLGPFLFGAVLVLMVFALIQVLFPLGKLSVMIYGCLAALIFCGYIVYDTDNLIKRYSYDEFIWASVSLYLDIINLFLSLLTIFRAADN from the exons ATGTGGAACCAGCCATACGGGAAAACTGATTTGGAGAGCGGCGCACGGCCTCTGTATCCGATGATGCTGGAGAGCCCCGAACTGCGCTGGTCCTTCATCAGGAAAGTCTACTCCATCATTGCCATCCAGTTGCTCGTCACCATCGTCATCGGCGCCGTCGTCGTCACCGTCCGCCCTATCGGCGTCTTCTTCGCCACCACCGGCACCGGATTGGCTCTCTACATCGTCCTCATCTTCGTCCCCTTCATCA CGCTGTGTCCACTTTACTACTATTACCAGAAGCATCCCGTCAACTACCTACTCTTAGGGCTTTTCACtatatctctttcttttgttgttgGATTGAGTTGCGCCTTTACTAGCG AGAAAGTTATTCTGGAAGCTGTAATACTGACCGCTGTGGTGGTGATTGGTCTGACTCTCTACACATTTTGGGCTGCAAGGAGAGGCCAAGATTTCAACTTTCTTGGCCCCTTCTTGTTCGGTGCTGTGCTAGTTCTTATGGTCTTCGCTCTGATTCAG GTTCTGTTTCCATTGGGTAAGTTGTCTGTGATGATTTATGGGTGCTTGGCGGCTCTTATATTTTGTGGGTACATCGTATATGATACAGACAACCTGATTAAGAGATATTCTTATGATGAATTCATTTGGGCTTCGGTCTCCTTGTATCTGGACATCATCAATCTCTTCCTCTCTCTGCTCACTATTTTTAGAGCCGCTGATAATTAG